Genomic DNA from Alkalihalobacterium alkalinitrilicum:
TGAGCAAATACCTCATGTTCGTTCAGTTTCTATTGGAATTTGGATTGGTACGGGCTCAAGGTTTGAAGAAAAACGGGAAAATGGTGTTTCACACTTTTTAGAACATATGTTTTTTAAAGGTACGACTACAAGGTCTGCTGCCGATATTGCAGAAGCTTTTGATTGCATTGGTGGTCAAGTAAATGCCTTTACATCAAAAGAATATACATGTTACTATTCTAAAGTTTTAGATGAGCATGCCGATTATGCCGTTGATGTTTTAGCGGATATGTTCTTTAACTCTGTTTTTGCCCACGATGAACTAGAAAAAGAAAAAAACGTGGTCTTTGAGGAAATTAAAATGGTCGATGATACACCAGATGACATTGTGCATGATTTATTGTCAAAAGCCAGTTATGGTGAACATCCTCTTGGGTTACCGATATTAGGTACAGTAGATACATTGACTTCATTTGATTCAGATTTACTCCGTGATTATATGAGAAGGTATTATACAGCTGAAAATGTGGTTGTATCGATTGCGGGAAATGTAGATGAAAAGTTAATTGATAAGATTAAAAAAACATTTGCTACAGTCCATAAAAGTGACGGAGCTAGTCAGGTTGAAAAGCCATCTTTCTTAGCAAAGCAAATAGCGAGGAAAAAAGAAACAGAACAAGCTCATATTTGTATGGGCTACCAAGGGTTGCAAATTGGTCATAACGATATATATAGTCTTGTTTTACTTAATAATATTTTAGGTGGAAGTATGAGCAGCAGACTTTTTCAGGAGATCCGAGAAAAACGCGGGTTAGCTTATTCTGTGTTTTCCTATCATACGGCCTATCAAGATGATGGTGTTTTAACGTTATATTCGGGTACTGCGCCTCATCAACTTGATGAGCTATATGAAGCTGTCATCCATACTGTGCAACAATTAAGTAAAGAAGGAATAAAAGAAAAAGAAATTAAAAATGGAAAAGAACAGCTTAAAGGAAACTTAATGCTTAGTCTTGAAAGTACGAATAGTCGAATGAGTCGAAACGGGAAAAATGAATTATTATTAAAACGCCATCGATCTTTAGATGAAATTATTGATGAAATTAATAATGTAACGATTGAATC
This window encodes:
- a CDS encoding M16 family metallopeptidase codes for the protein MIQKIELENGLRVLVEQIPHVRSVSIGIWIGTGSRFEEKRENGVSHFLEHMFFKGTTTRSAADIAEAFDCIGGQVNAFTSKEYTCYYSKVLDEHADYAVDVLADMFFNSVFAHDELEKEKNVVFEEIKMVDDTPDDIVHDLLSKASYGEHPLGLPILGTVDTLTSFDSDLLRDYMRRYYTAENVVVSIAGNVDEKLIDKIKKTFATVHKSDGASQVEKPSFLAKQIARKKETEQAHICMGYQGLQIGHNDIYSLVLLNNILGGSMSSRLFQEIREKRGLAYSVFSYHTAYQDDGVLTLYSGTAPHQLDELYEAVIHTVQQLSKEGIKEKEIKNGKEQLKGNLMLSLESTNSRMSRNGKNELLLKRHRSLDEIIDEINNVTIESVNDLAKTIFESAPAVSLISPTGELPKGLQ